The following proteins are co-located in the Haloplanus sp. HW8-1 genome:
- a CDS encoding CopG family ribbon-helix-helix protein: protein MRTSFNIPDDLLSEFDETWQAEGLDSRSRGVREAMQAYIEGHTRLEDIEGDVVGIIALDYEHEAIIEEIHDVQHQFQDVITTTNHIHEGEWCLETLFCSGPAPRVRDLTYRLRDFDAVSRVKLMLLAEH from the coding sequence ATGCGCACGAGCTTCAACATCCCCGACGACCTCCTCTCCGAGTTCGATGAGACGTGGCAGGCGGAGGGGTTAGACTCACGTTCGCGTGGCGTCCGCGAAGCGATGCAGGCGTACATCGAGGGACACACCAGACTGGAGGATATCGAAGGCGACGTCGTCGGTATCATCGCTTTGGATTACGAACACGAAGCGATTATCGAAGAGATTCACGACGTACAACATCAGTTTCAGGACGTCATCACGACCACGAATCATATCCATGAAGGAGAGTGGTGTCTCGAGACGCTCTTCTGCAGCGGACCGGCACCGCGTGTCCGGGACCTCACGTATCGCTTGCGCGATTTCGATGCGGTGAGTCGGGTCAAACTGATGCTCCTCGCTGAGCACTGA
- a CDS encoding energy-coupling factor ABC transporter permease: MHTPDGFLHPWMAGAFLLIAGAVLAVAAMRARDSLTEYRIQLFAVVAAAVFAAQMLNWPIPGGTSAHFVGGAFAAIVLGPHLGALAVALVVAVQALVFGDGGALALGANIWNMAIVQAYVGYAVYATLANRNELLAIVASGWIGITAAAASAGLQLGVSPGFTGEFIAVVAIMTGGHFILGIGEGVLTLAGVRLLDRAGVESEQLQPEGIRA, encoded by the coding sequence ATGCACACACCAGATGGATTCTTACACCCGTGGATGGCAGGCGCGTTCCTCCTGATCGCCGGCGCGGTATTGGCCGTCGCCGCAATGCGAGCACGTGACTCGCTAACCGAGTATCGGATTCAGCTGTTCGCCGTCGTCGCTGCAGCCGTGTTCGCCGCACAGATGCTCAACTGGCCGATCCCTGGCGGGACGAGTGCGCACTTCGTCGGCGGTGCGTTCGCCGCGATCGTACTCGGCCCTCACCTGGGGGCACTCGCCGTCGCTCTCGTTGTTGCCGTTCAGGCGCTCGTCTTCGGTGACGGCGGCGCGCTCGCACTCGGAGCCAACATCTGGAACATGGCGATCGTTCAGGCGTACGTCGGGTACGCAGTCTACGCAACACTCGCGAACCGCAACGAACTGCTGGCAATCGTGGCCAGCGGGTGGATCGGAATCACCGCTGCTGCTGCATCTGCCGGGCTTCAACTCGGCGTCTCACCTGGGTTCACCGGTGAGTTCATCGCGGTCGTCGCCATCATGACCGGTGGGCACTTCATCCTCGGTATCGGTGAAGGTGTACTCACCCTCGCAGGAGTGCGGCTTCTCGACCGCGCCGGCGTCGAATCCGAACAGCTCCAGCCGGAGGGTATCCGCGCATGA
- a CDS encoding ABC transporter ATP-binding protein translates to MHDVDFSVYPDEVVALVGGNGAGKSTLLEHLNATLVPDDGELVVDGTSITEDNKARARREVGFVFQDADTQLVAPTVLDDVMFGLQNYGVPGDEARERAREALATVDAGHLEDRIPHYLSGGEKRLVGLAGVLVLEPSVVVLDEPLAGLDPERSQLVAERIEQIHEDGISVVLSTHDLEFAAEVADRVCVMADGNVVGSGTPRAVFYDDALLAEANLLPPSTVRVARDAGLGATEQPVTDADLVALLTEADTLGPTQTPSPDGRGHD, encoded by the coding sequence CGTCGGCGGCAACGGTGCCGGGAAGTCGACGCTACTCGAACACCTGAACGCGACGCTCGTTCCCGACGACGGCGAACTCGTCGTCGACGGCACGTCGATCACCGAAGACAACAAGGCACGCGCACGGAGGGAAGTCGGCTTCGTCTTCCAGGACGCCGATACGCAACTCGTCGCACCCACGGTCCTCGATGACGTGATGTTCGGCCTCCAGAACTACGGCGTCCCCGGTGACGAAGCGAGAGAGCGCGCTCGTGAGGCGCTCGCGACTGTCGACGCGGGCCACCTCGAAGACCGGATTCCTCACTATCTAAGCGGCGGCGAGAAACGCCTCGTCGGCCTCGCCGGCGTGCTCGTCCTCGAACCGAGCGTGGTCGTGCTGGACGAACCGCTCGCAGGGCTCGACCCCGAGCGGTCCCAACTGGTCGCCGAGCGAATCGAACAGATTCACGAGGACGGTATCAGCGTCGTCTTGTCGACGCACGACCTCGAATTTGCCGCTGAAGTCGCAGACCGAGTCTGTGTGATGGCCGATGGTAACGTCGTTGGTAGCGGAACGCCCCGAGCGGTGTTCTACGACGACGCGCTGTTGGCGGAAGCGAACCTTCTCCCGCCGAGTACGGTTCGTGTGGCTCGCGATGCGGGGCTGGGGGCGACCGAACAGCCGGTGACTGACGCGGACCTGGTGGCGCTCCTCACAGAAGCCGACACCCTGGGACCCACACAGACACCCTCTCCAGATGGGCGCGGACACGACTGA
- a CDS encoding DUF1405 domain-containing protein produces MGADTTERLPRYLAPLPRRIETVALQYAWVIVAINLAGTAFGFWYYIPQFQLEPVAAWPVVPDSPTATLFIACSLALYKLDRSNEYLNVLAFFGCIKLGLWTPYVLTVFADAFLATVTPPPEVVPLFGRELASNVMYAFLFVSHLGMVVQAFLIHRYSDFPGRAILVAVIWYGFNDLVDYFVPIVGTPHHTLLPVEPIVNGTVQHVSPAHEIAAAGAVALTILATVVAVLTRREKQGIRVGTDSAPGSQ; encoded by the coding sequence ATGGGCGCGGACACGACTGAGCGCCTCCCTCGGTATCTCGCGCCACTTCCTCGGCGGATCGAGACCGTTGCCCTGCAGTACGCGTGGGTGATCGTCGCGATCAACCTCGCGGGAACGGCATTCGGCTTCTGGTACTACATCCCCCAGTTCCAACTCGAGCCGGTCGCCGCGTGGCCGGTCGTCCCGGACAGTCCGACGGCTACGCTGTTCATCGCCTGCTCGCTGGCGCTGTACAAACTCGACCGGTCGAACGAGTACCTGAACGTGTTGGCGTTTTTCGGTTGTATCAAGCTCGGCCTCTGGACGCCGTACGTCCTGACGGTGTTCGCAGACGCATTTCTCGCGACGGTGACGCCACCACCGGAGGTCGTTCCACTGTTCGGACGAGAGCTCGCCTCGAACGTGATGTACGCCTTCCTGTTCGTCTCACACTTGGGGATGGTCGTCCAAGCGTTCCTCATCCATCGCTACAGTGACTTTCCGGGTCGAGCGATTCTCGTTGCCGTGATCTGGTACGGTTTCAACGATCTTGTCGACTACTTCGTCCCGATTGTCGGGACACCGCATCACACCCTGTTGCCGGTCGAACCGATTGTGAACGGCACCGTCCAGCACGTCTCCCCGGCACACGAGATTGCAGCTGCGGGCGCTGTTGCGCTGACGATACTGGCGACAGTGGTTGCAGTTCTGACTCGCAGAGAGAAACAGGGTATCCGGGTGGGAACCGATTCAGCGCCCGGCAGCCAGTAA
- a CDS encoding YgaP family membrane protein: MDINVGATDKSVRTTVGAVAGVLSLAVLAGQLAAPALASPVLGVVALIMLGTAATRSCPVYSVLGMSTCPRNAGP; the protein is encoded by the coding sequence ATGGATATCAATGTCGGAGCCACTGATAAATCAGTGCGGACAACAGTCGGTGCAGTCGCCGGAGTGCTTTCCCTGGCGGTCCTCGCCGGGCAGCTCGCCGCGCCAGCTCTTGCCTCACCGGTGCTCGGTGTCGTCGCGCTCATCATGCTTGGAACGGCCGCGACTCGCTCCTGTCCAGTCTACTCCGTCCTGGGCATGAGTACGTGCCCGCGAAACGCTGGGCCGTAG